In Chitinophaga sp. HK235, a single window of DNA contains:
- a CDS encoding DUF1330 domain-containing protein, translating into MIYLTQLIYIHPGKEETFHQFEDLALGLLEKYHGKLLLRLRPSQEQLIAGEQEMPYEIHLVSFATEKDFDAFKQDKEREHFLHLKDASVSKILLIQGAAL; encoded by the coding sequence ATGATTTATTTAACGCAGCTTATCTACATACATCCTGGGAAAGAAGAGACGTTCCATCAATTTGAAGATTTGGCCTTGGGCTTATTGGAAAAATATCATGGTAAATTACTGTTAAGGCTGAGGCCTTCACAAGAACAACTGATAGCCGGTGAGCAGGAAATGCCTTATGAGATACACCTTGTGAGTTTCGCTACAGAAAAGGATTTTGATGCATTTAAACAGGACAAGGAACGAGAACACTTTTTACATCTCAAAGATGCGTCCGTGAGTAAAATATTGTTGATCCAGGGAGCTGCTTTATAG